The Nitrogeniibacter aestuarii genome has a window encoding:
- a CDS encoding ATP-binding cassette domain-containing protein, translating into MIQFRALRLARGAKVLVDEATLQIHPGWKVGLTGANGCGKSSLFALLRGQLHADRGDCDMPPNWTIAHVAQETPALDCSALDYVLDGDTELRDVERALGEAEAAHAGERIGELHGRLQEIDGYSAPARAAALLDGLGFVPGDAARPVSDFSGGWRMRLNLAQALMCRSDLLLLDEPTNHLDLDAVIWLEQWLRDYRGTLLLISHDRVFLDAVVGHVAHLEQQRLTLYSGGYSEFERQRGERLAQQQAMFDKQQRERAHLQKFVDRFRAKATKARQAQSRIKALERMETVAAAHVDTPFTFSFRPAPAAPDPIITLEDVAVGYGDKTVLDQIKLTLRPGERIGLLGRNGAGKSTLIKLLAGQLSTQSGRRSDGKGLAVGYFAQHQLETLRPDESPLQHMARLDPAAREQDLRNYLGGFDFRGEKDGVAVGASVTSACGPFSGGEKSRLALALLIWKQPNLLLLDEPTNHLDLEMRHALTLALQDFDGAMVLVSHDRALLAATCDRFVLVDGGRIQPFDGDLDDYRDWLAAQRTQALADAACPDRSADKAQRKADREQAAADRKARLALRRPLVKEAEQLEKKLASWQKEKQLLDERLADPGLYADPDSALLQDLLKRQAVLGNDIDAAEMRWLDVQEQLETMGED; encoded by the coding sequence CCTGCAGATCCACCCCGGTTGGAAGGTGGGCCTGACGGGGGCTAATGGCTGTGGCAAATCGAGTCTGTTTGCCCTGTTGCGCGGGCAGTTGCACGCCGATCGCGGTGATTGCGACATGCCACCCAACTGGACCATCGCGCACGTGGCTCAGGAGACGCCAGCGCTCGATTGCAGCGCGCTCGACTACGTGCTCGATGGCGATACCGAATTGCGCGACGTCGAACGGGCGCTGGGCGAGGCCGAGGCGGCCCATGCCGGTGAGCGTATCGGTGAGTTGCATGGGCGGCTGCAGGAGATTGACGGCTACAGTGCGCCGGCGCGTGCCGCAGCGCTGCTCGATGGCCTAGGCTTCGTTCCAGGGGATGCCGCCCGCCCGGTGTCGGATTTTTCCGGCGGATGGCGCATGCGCCTGAATCTGGCTCAGGCGCTCATGTGTCGCTCCGATCTGCTGCTGCTCGACGAGCCGACCAACCACCTGGATCTGGACGCCGTCATCTGGCTGGAGCAATGGCTGCGGGACTATCGCGGCACCTTGCTGCTCATCTCCCACGACCGGGTGTTTCTTGATGCGGTGGTCGGCCATGTGGCGCATCTCGAGCAACAACGGCTCACGCTCTACAGCGGCGGCTACTCCGAATTCGAGCGCCAGCGTGGCGAACGGCTCGCGCAGCAGCAGGCCATGTTCGACAAGCAGCAGCGCGAGCGTGCGCACCTGCAGAAGTTCGTGGACCGCTTCCGGGCCAAGGCCACCAAGGCCCGCCAGGCGCAGAGCCGGATCAAGGCACTGGAGCGCATGGAGACGGTGGCGGCCGCCCATGTGGACACCCCGTTCACCTTCAGTTTCCGGCCAGCGCCGGCAGCCCCTGATCCCATCATCACGCTCGAGGACGTGGCGGTGGGGTATGGCGATAAGACCGTGCTCGATCAGATCAAGCTCACCTTGCGGCCCGGCGAGCGCATCGGCCTGCTCGGTCGCAACGGCGCGGGCAAATCCACGCTCATCAAACTGCTTGCCGGTCAGCTCTCGACCCAGTCGGGGCGCCGCAGCGATGGCAAAGGGCTGGCGGTGGGCTACTTCGCCCAGCATCAGCTTGAGACCTTGCGGCCCGATGAGTCTCCCCTACAGCACATGGCCCGGCTGGACCCGGCGGCGCGGGAGCAGGACTTGCGCAACTATCTGGGCGGCTTCGATTTCCGGGGCGAGAAGGACGGCGTGGCCGTGGGCGCGAGTGTCACAAGCGCGTGCGGCCCTTTTTCGGGTGGTGAGAAGTCCCGTCTGGCGCTGGCACTGCTGATCTGGAAGCAGCCGAACCTGTTACTGCTCGACGAGCCCACCAACCACCTGGATCTGGAGATGCGCCACGCCCTGACGCTGGCTCTGCAGGACTTCGATGGCGCCATGGTGCTGGTCTCTCACGATCGCGCCTTGCTGGCGGCGACCTGTGACCGCTTCGTGCTGGTCGACGGCGGGCGGATACAGCCCTTCGACGGGGATCTGGACGATTACCGCGACTGGCTGGCTGCGCAGCGTACCCAGGCGCTGGCCGACGCGGCCTGCCCGGACCGCTCGGCGGACAAGGCACAGCGCAAGGCGGACCGCGAGCAGGCTGCCGCCGATCGCAAGGCGCGGCTGGCGCTCCGGCGTCCGTTGGTGAAGGAGGCTGAGCAGCTGGAGAAGAAGCTCGCCAGCTGGCAGAAGGAAAAACAGTTGCTTGACGAGCGTCTGGCCGATCCGGGGCTCTACGCCGATCCGGACAGCGCCTTGCTGCAGGATCTGCTCAAGCGCCAGGCGGTGCTGGGCAACGATATCGATGCGGCCGAAATGCGCTGGCTCGACGTGCAAGAGCAGCTTGAGACCATGGGCGAGGACTGA